In Pigmentibacter ruber, a genomic segment contains:
- a CDS encoding electron transfer flavoprotein subunit alpha/FixB family protein, with protein sequence MSHKVLIYAEVRNGKLKSTTGETIAEARKMLGGKTENIHAVLLGEGCEQHAKTVATFGASKIYIVDSPETNTYQGEPTIQAITQIIKKNNYTIIVGPASPTGRDFFPRLAIRNQGAMLTDVVSFQLEGETVTADIPMYLGKCAKIAVSQAPITFITLRPNVRPSEVADANAQANVEKFSCTFDSAKISAKVVEVRKGNSERPDLTEASIIVSGGRAMANKDNFKLLFECADTVHGSVGASRAAVDSGYAPYDLQVGQTGKTVNPNLYIACGISGSIQHLSGMRTSKCIVAINTDADAPIFQKADYGIVADLFQAVPILTREFKKMTE encoded by the coding sequence ATGTCTCATAAAGTTCTTATCTATGCTGAAGTTAGAAATGGAAAATTAAAATCTACCACTGGAGAAACAATAGCTGAAGCCAGAAAAATGCTCGGTGGTAAAACAGAAAATATTCACGCCGTGTTACTTGGTGAAGGGTGTGAACAACATGCAAAAACAGTAGCTACTTTTGGTGCTTCTAAAATTTATATTGTTGATTCTCCAGAGACAAATACATATCAAGGTGAACCAACAATCCAAGCTATTACCCAAATAATTAAAAAAAATAACTACACAATTATTGTAGGACCAGCTTCACCAACTGGAAGAGATTTTTTTCCACGCCTCGCCATTCGCAATCAGGGAGCTATGCTTACCGATGTTGTCTCGTTTCAACTAGAAGGAGAAACTGTTACCGCAGATATTCCCATGTATTTAGGAAAATGTGCAAAAATAGCGGTATCACAAGCTCCTATTACTTTTATAACATTACGTCCGAATGTTCGCCCAAGTGAAGTTGCCGATGCAAATGCACAAGCAAATGTTGAAAAATTCTCTTGCACATTTGATTCTGCAAAAATATCGGCAAAAGTTGTTGAAGTGAGAAAAGGAAATAGTGAACGTCCCGATTTAACTGAAGCAAGTATAATTGTTTCGGGTGGGCGCGCTATGGCTAATAAAGATAACTTCAAACTTCTATTTGAATGTGCAGATACCGTCCACGGCTCAGTTGGCGCTTCGCGGGCAGCTGTTGACTCAGGTTATGCCCCTTATGATTTACAGGTAGGGCAGACTGGAAAAACAGTAAATCCTAACTTATATATAGCCTGTGGAATCTCTGGTTCTATCCAACACCTTTCTGGAATGCGTACATCTAAGTGTATCGTTGCTATCAATACCGATGCCGATGCGCCTATTTTCCAAAAAGCAGATTATGGAATTGTGGCAGACCTTTTCCAAGCGGTTCCTATTCTCACGCGGGAATTTAAGAAGATGACAGAGTAA